Proteins from a single region of Bdellovibrio bacteriovorus HD100:
- a CDS encoding substrate-binding periplasmic protein has product MTRLYWILPILLVCVCAQAKSYRVLAEDNWPPFSYVENGRLQGVSVDLVRAALEIESSEVELLQVPYLRCLALTAIGKEPGCFNSAKNQELIEKYVFPEEHLFRSRGLIVTNRHVKKTKPIRSLRELEGETVAHPSGFPFGKDFDDNKKILKQFTANDMTSLKLVVTGRINYAAIDEMVLYYYLERNPQFRGKVATVLELTNEPIYVHLSRSHPQSRELKEKLDRGLRKLKASNDYARIMQRWLGKDIPLDNFR; this is encoded by the coding sequence TTGACCCGTCTGTATTGGATTCTGCCAATCCTGCTGGTTTGCGTGTGTGCGCAGGCCAAAAGCTATCGTGTTCTTGCCGAGGACAACTGGCCGCCTTTTTCCTATGTGGAAAACGGACGCCTGCAGGGAGTCTCCGTGGATCTGGTGCGAGCGGCTCTTGAGATTGAGTCCTCGGAGGTGGAGCTTTTGCAGGTGCCTTATCTGCGCTGCCTGGCTTTGACGGCCATCGGGAAAGAGCCGGGCTGTTTTAACTCTGCAAAAAATCAGGAGCTGATTGAAAAGTACGTCTTCCCTGAAGAGCACCTTTTCCGCAGCCGGGGGCTGATCGTTACCAACCGCCATGTAAAAAAGACCAAACCCATAAGGTCACTCCGCGAGTTGGAAGGCGAAACTGTGGCTCATCCCAGTGGCTTTCCCTTTGGGAAGGACTTTGACGATAACAAAAAGATTCTGAAACAATTCACGGCCAATGACATGACCTCGTTAAAGCTGGTGGTGACCGGGCGGATAAACTACGCTGCCATCGACGAAATGGTTCTGTACTATTATCTGGAAAGAAACCCCCAGTTCCGCGGCAAAGTGGCCACGGTTCTGGAGCTGACCAATGAGCCCATCTATGTTCACCTTTCCCGCTCGCATCCGCAAAGCCGCGAGCTCAAAGAAAAGCTGGATCGGGGTTTGAGAAAGCTGAAAGCCTCGAATGACTACGCCCGCATCATGCAGCGCTGGCTGGGAAAAGACATCCCTTTGGACAACTTCCGATAA
- the truA gene encoding tRNA pseudouridine(38-40) synthase TruA: MTTKVRFTVAYDGTGFCGWQKQKPEDQISVAQVIEEALSKVFNEKITLFASGRTDAGVHALNQVCHFSTHRKIDPNKKWDLCWALNSHLPPSIVAKKAWIAPDDFHATLSATHKTYRYLIVNKPRPSAHLNRYADWVRLPIDIEHLQESSKYLLGNQDFKSFQSVGTPVPDTVREIYKADWEWRKPGVMQFTITGSGFLKQMVRNIVGTSLFLERKGLDPSKMQEIIAAQDRMKAGPPAPAQGLYLMKVYYPQDLDNRCLEL; this comes from the coding sequence ATGACTACTAAAGTGCGCTTTACCGTTGCTTATGACGGAACAGGATTCTGCGGCTGGCAGAAACAAAAACCCGAGGACCAGATTTCGGTCGCTCAGGTGATCGAAGAGGCCCTGTCCAAGGTCTTCAATGAAAAAATCACCCTGTTTGCTTCCGGGCGCACAGACGCCGGGGTTCATGCCCTGAACCAGGTCTGCCACTTTTCTACGCATCGCAAGATTGATCCGAACAAGAAATGGGACCTGTGCTGGGCTTTGAATTCCCACCTGCCCCCAAGTATTGTGGCCAAAAAAGCCTGGATTGCTCCGGATGATTTCCATGCGACCTTGTCGGCGACTCATAAGACCTATCGGTATCTTATAGTGAACAAGCCCCGTCCCAGCGCCCATTTAAACCGCTATGCGGACTGGGTGCGTCTGCCCATCGATATCGAACATTTGCAGGAAAGTTCAAAATATCTCTTGGGAAATCAAGACTTTAAGAGCTTTCAATCGGTCGGAACCCCGGTTCCTGATACGGTTCGTGAGATCTATAAAGCAGACTGGGAGTGGCGCAAACCGGGTGTGATGCAGTTCACGATCACCGGCAGCGGCTTTTTAAAGCAGATGGTTCGAAATATTGTGGGGACCTCATTGTTTTTGGAGCGCAAGGGCCTGGATCCATCTAAAATGCAGGAGATCATTGCGGCTCAGGACCGCATGAAAGCCGGACCGCCGGCCCCCGCACAGGGCCTGTATTTGATGAAGGTTTATTATCCTCAGGACCTTGACAATAGGTGCCTAGAACTTTAA
- the rplM gene encoding 50S ribosomal protein L13 produces MKTFNAKAEEVERKWWIVDAAGQKVGRVATHVATILRGKNKAIYTPNVDTGDFVVVINTDKMELSGTKWQDKKYYSHTRFFGSLKEMTAAQAKEKDSTFIIHEAVRGMLPTNKLSRHVIMKMKAYTGAEHPHAAQKPALFTLPSKK; encoded by the coding sequence ATGAAGACTTTCAATGCAAAAGCAGAAGAAGTTGAAAGAAAATGGTGGATCGTCGATGCTGCTGGCCAAAAAGTTGGTCGTGTAGCAACTCATGTAGCGACTATCCTTCGTGGTAAAAACAAAGCTATCTACACTCCTAACGTTGATACTGGCGACTTCGTTGTTGTTATCAATACGGACAAGATGGAACTTTCTGGAACTAAGTGGCAGGACAAGAAGTACTACTCTCACACTCGCTTCTTCGGTTCTTTGAAAGAGATGACAGCAGCTCAAGCGAAAGAGAAAGATTCTACTTTCATCATTCACGAAGCTGTTCGCGGTATGCTTCCAACAAACAAGCTATCCCGTCACGTTATCATGAAAATGAAGGCTTACACTGGTGCTGAGCATCCTCATGCTGCTCAAAAACCGGCTCTTTTCACCCTTCCATCTAAGAAATAA
- the rpsI gene encoding 30S ribosomal protein S9, producing MAAADKFYYATGRRKTSAARVFLKPGKGTITINGKKSEDYLTRMQSRMVIVQPLDLLNQIGKFDAKITVAGGGESGQAGAIRLGITRALIAFNPEFKGILKKAGFVTRDPRMVERKKYGKAGARRRFQYSKR from the coding sequence ATGGCAGCAGCTGATAAATTCTATTATGCAACTGGAAGAAGAAAAACAAGCGCAGCGCGTGTTTTCTTGAAGCCTGGTAAAGGCACTATCACAATCAACGGTAAAAAATCTGAAGATTATTTGACTCGTATGCAATCCCGCATGGTGATCGTACAGCCTCTTGATCTTTTGAACCAAATCGGTAAGTTCGACGCTAAAATCACTGTTGCAGGTGGTGGTGAGTCTGGACAAGCTGGTGCGATCCGTTTGGGTATCACTCGTGCATTGATCGCTTTCAATCCTGAATTCAAAGGGATCTTGAAGAAAGCTGGCTTCGTTACACGTGATCCTCGTATGGTTGAGCGTAAAAAATACGGTAAAGCGGGTGCGCGCCGTAGATTCCAATACTCCAAGCGTTAA